From the Bacillus tuaregi genome, one window contains:
- a CDS encoding gamma-glutamylcyclotransferase family protein: protein MASIIEGHDSFVEGILWTVLPDDENTLDRYEGVSANINKKTKVVVRNSEFDNNEPALVYIATESNYGNARMGYLEKIVGAAKRFEFETGYIEEVNTRFNGEHNS, encoded by the coding sequence GTGGCAAGCATTATAGAAGGGCATGACAGCTTTGTTGAAGGTATTCTTTGGACAGTGTTACCAGATGATGAAAATACGTTAGATCGTTATGAAGGGGTATCGGCAAATATTAATAAAAAAACAAAAGTTGTTGTCAGAAATTCTGAATTCGATAATAATGAACCAGCGCTGGTCTATATAGCTACGGAAAGTAACTATGGTAATGCGCGTATGGGGTACTTAGAAAAAATTGTTGGTGCAGCGAAAAGGTTTGAATTTGAGACTGGATATATTGAAGAAGTTAATACTCGGTTTAATGGAGAGCATAATAGTTAG
- a CDS encoding OmpA/MotB family protein: MKRRHKSEVNYWQSYADLMSAMLMVFALLLTLVILDIREIQEQQEEKIEEVVSVKSEIIKALTEAFSESNVSIDIDQQTGAIRFPGSVLYEYNSAALSPAGKDFLNQFVPNYLDILLQDRFKDEISSIIIEGHTDNSGTYLYNMKLSQERAYSVLDYIYNEEMPDFHVRELSKEYVTANGRGFTSPLEDSNGQYSPELSRRVEFLFRLKDDEAIEAIDKLVNQ, from the coding sequence ATGAAACGTCGTCACAAATCCGAAGTCAATTACTGGCAGTCCTATGCAGATTTAATGAGTGCCATGTTAATGGTATTTGCTCTTCTTTTAACATTAGTTATCTTAGATATTCGTGAAATTCAAGAGCAGCAGGAAGAGAAAATTGAAGAAGTCGTGAGTGTAAAAAGTGAAATCATTAAGGCGTTAACAGAAGCTTTTTCTGAGTCCAATGTTTCGATTGACATTGACCAGCAAACAGGAGCCATCCGTTTCCCTGGAAGTGTTTTATATGAGTATAATTCCGCCGCCCTATCACCAGCGGGGAAGGATTTCTTGAATCAGTTTGTGCCGAATTATTTAGATATTCTGCTACAGGATCGCTTTAAGGATGAAATCTCTTCTATTATTATTGAAGGTCACACCGATAATAGCGGGACGTACTTGTATAATATGAAACTTTCTCAGGAGCGAGCTTATTCGGTTCTGGATTATATTTATAATGAAGAAATGCCTGACTTTCATGTTCGTGAATTATCAAAGGAATATGTCACAGCGAATGGCCGTGGCTTTACGAGCCCTCTAGAAGATAGCAATGGACAGTATAGTCCTGAATTATCACGAAGAGTTGAATTTCTATTCCGTCTAAAAGATGATGAAGCAATTGAAGCCATCGACAAGTTGGTGAATCAATGA
- a CDS encoding DEAD/DEAH box helicase, with protein MFFRRKQTEMKVITIPSIDGILIEFVRKHGRKETHFSLPLSKEEIEQSYRLPGFMSYVSWEELAESGFIENGILSYDSYYQLLQSDEGRTALQSLILPVDPVEVTGELRLDSTPDQAELSLKLMLEDASNLDRVGTAYGAMYQMDDELLLLPQNVYELKKAINREELTGYQKIGICQQLAREAGISLENFLENETYHVIDHYDLEVKVHAPDHIEVLPIGVSEEETYALNQLSQPMTSFKKGMKRNRFVRTEEVSEDITKLAAKRHITGEEVPLFFENPSAVLPEHDYQIDLELFSERVKGLIPIQHVRPIYNQESKMNWFGTDENASDDTVKAYEPEFLKGLMEQHPNEQYAFHEGKWYYLDPIMRKTLLDLPSDEEAGYSKTFTLDIRDNENELEYQLAENADKAFQQYPVSNKLCANLFEHQLQGYQWLCHLYEQGKGGLLADDMGLGKTIQVIAFLLRQKEQNRLKPTLIVLPIALIENWLEEIQKFASLLNESLYVHKGSSRLKSAEQIAQYEIILTSYDTLKIDQLILGKIDFQSIICDEAQNMKSHSSQRSRALRAMKYEFRLAMTGTPVENSLEELWSIMDFVQPGHLGSLKEFRRKYMEQADYEGLLKEIKPYYLRRTKAEVLDDRLPKKTILDPIYIEAAGVQKQISQNMLLTKETGQIAILNMLTKLRQLYGHPGVVIKDYENLSYKEIPKVLALIDLIEGIKVKNEKVLIFTEFRGIHSILKRLFMSMYGISIPVIDGQTKNRQSVVKQFNREPGFGIMLLSPKAAGVGLTITSVNHVIHYTRWWNPAVENQATDRGYRIGQTKDVFVYQLITTDKQNFPQGTVEELMHELLESKRELAENVIIPFDYSEIQSMVMEKMGMAKEQYV; from the coding sequence ATGTTCTTCAGAAGGAAGCAGACAGAGATGAAGGTTATTACGATACCTTCGATTGATGGAATACTGATTGAATTTGTTCGAAAGCATGGACGGAAGGAAACCCATTTTTCCTTGCCGTTATCTAAAGAGGAGATTGAACAATCCTACCGGTTACCTGGCTTTATGTCCTATGTTTCTTGGGAAGAATTAGCAGAATCAGGCTTTATCGAAAATGGTATACTTTCCTATGATTCCTATTATCAACTGCTGCAATCAGATGAAGGACGTACTGCCTTACAATCTCTCATCCTTCCAGTTGACCCTGTAGAGGTGACAGGCGAACTACGCTTAGATTCTACTCCTGACCAAGCCGAACTTTCTCTAAAGTTGATGCTGGAGGACGCTAGTAATTTAGATCGGGTTGGTACAGCGTATGGTGCTATGTATCAAATGGACGATGAATTGCTGCTTCTGCCTCAAAACGTATACGAGTTAAAAAAAGCCATCAATCGTGAAGAACTGACTGGTTATCAAAAAATAGGGATATGCCAGCAGCTCGCTCGTGAAGCAGGTATTTCTTTAGAGAATTTCCTTGAGAATGAGACCTATCATGTGATTGATCACTATGACTTAGAGGTCAAGGTTCATGCGCCTGATCATATTGAAGTGTTACCCATTGGCGTGAGCGAGGAAGAAACCTATGCTCTAAATCAGCTCAGTCAACCAATGACAAGCTTTAAAAAGGGGATGAAACGGAATCGATTTGTTCGTACAGAGGAAGTTAGTGAAGATATCACGAAGCTAGCAGCCAAACGCCATATAACAGGGGAAGAAGTGCCATTATTTTTCGAAAATCCGTCTGCTGTCTTGCCTGAGCATGATTATCAAATTGACTTGGAATTATTTTCAGAGCGGGTGAAAGGCTTGATTCCGATTCAGCATGTTCGACCCATTTATAATCAGGAATCAAAAATGAATTGGTTTGGAACCGATGAAAATGCGTCAGATGACACCGTCAAGGCCTATGAACCGGAATTTCTAAAAGGCTTAATGGAGCAGCATCCAAATGAGCAATACGCTTTCCACGAGGGAAAATGGTATTATCTAGACCCGATTATGCGAAAAACACTGTTAGATCTTCCATCAGATGAAGAAGCAGGGTATAGTAAAACGTTCACCTTAGATATTCGTGATAATGAAAATGAATTAGAATACCAGCTAGCTGAAAATGCGGACAAGGCATTTCAGCAATATCCTGTATCAAATAAGCTGTGTGCAAACTTATTTGAGCATCAGCTTCAAGGGTATCAATGGCTCTGTCATCTTTATGAGCAGGGGAAGGGCGGCTTGCTTGCGGATGATATGGGTCTAGGAAAAACGATTCAAGTGATTGCTTTTCTTCTAAGGCAAAAAGAACAAAATCGCTTGAAACCAACCCTTATTGTCCTTCCGATTGCTTTAATTGAAAATTGGTTGGAGGAAATACAAAAGTTTGCATCGCTATTAAATGAGAGCCTTTACGTTCACAAAGGCAGTAGTAGACTTAAATCGGCTGAGCAAATTGCCCAATATGAAATTATTTTAACGAGTTATGATACGCTAAAAATTGATCAGTTGATTTTAGGAAAAATTGACTTTCAATCGATTATTTGTGATGAAGCACAAAATATGAAATCCCATTCTAGCCAGCGTTCGCGGGCATTACGAGCGATGAAATATGAGTTTCGTCTCGCTATGACCGGAACTCCAGTCGAAAATAGCTTAGAAGAGCTGTGGTCGATTATGGATTTTGTTCAACCTGGCCACTTAGGCTCGTTAAAAGAGTTTAGAAGAAAGTATATGGAGCAGGCTGACTATGAAGGTTTATTGAAAGAGATTAAACCTTATTATTTAAGAAGAACAAAAGCCGAGGTATTGGATGACAGGCTTCCGAAGAAAACCATTCTCGACCCTATTTATATAGAAGCAGCAGGTGTTCAAAAGCAAATCTCACAAAATATGCTGCTAACGAAGGAAACCGGTCAAATTGCGATTTTAAATATGCTGACAAAGCTAAGACAATTATACGGTCATCCTGGAGTCGTAATCAAAGATTACGAGAATCTGTCTTATAAAGAAATTCCTAAAGTACTTGCTTTAATAGATTTGATTGAAGGCATTAAAGTGAAAAATGAAAAGGTGTTAATTTTTACAGAGTTCCGCGGAATTCATTCGATTTTGAAAAGATTATTTATGAGCATGTATGGAATTTCCATCCCTGTGATTGATGGCCAAACGAAAAATAGGCAATCGGTGGTAAAACAGTTTAATCGTGAGCCTGGATTTGGCATCATGCTGTTATCACCGAAAGCAGCGGGAGTGGGGTTGACGATTACGAGTGTCAATCATGTCATTCACTATACAAGATGGTGGAATCCTGCTGTTGAAAATCAAGCAACAGACCGTGGGTATCGTATTGGACAAACAAAGGATGTTTTTGTCTACCAATTGATTACTACAGACAAGCAAAACTTCCCACAGGGGACGGTAGAAGAGCTTATGCATGAGCTGTTAGAAAGCAAACGGGAACTCGCTGAAAACGTGATCATTCCTTTCGATTACTCGGAGATTCAAAGTATGGTTATGGAAAAGATGGGGATGGCGAAGGAGCAGTATGTCTAA
- a CDS encoding DUF4145 domain-containing protein, with translation MMNQSTYFYQFLEPISKELAFVARELENSIYSSPRTMLTHARVFVENILQQVIQAERIEEEPRSNLKERIDLLNSNGYLTSDIRDALHYVRQIGNQASHDVRMFRYSEALLSWEAVYKIVKWYVEVYGPVDFTVPAYQDPSPRSNHFYENTELETRLKVLEKLLKESLEQGEKPPEKEEPETTPEGATVKEELPGFTTIRTLEFKNQTLEIPYFLRDAFLLPQRFAKSVTYLIRLGAEQQARIMSELPNHLEGLNQHVKRFSDKNDELFFEELAIFIEEEKIRRKLTLERPGELFLFYKSDYIIVTEELAKLPLTPEEFAGIPNLLRQLQDDQIETVGQLPKELVILAKYENVGVGTVEKLFEQLKAKQLVRVDS, from the coding sequence ATGATGAATCAATCAACTTATTTTTACCAGTTCCTAGAACCGATTTCAAAGGAGCTTGCCTTTGTTGCACGTGAACTTGAAAACAGTATATATTCTAGCCCTCGTACGATGCTGACACATGCAAGAGTTTTTGTGGAGAATATTCTACAACAGGTGATTCAAGCGGAAAGGATTGAAGAAGAACCTCGGTCCAACCTGAAGGAGCGCATTGATCTTCTTAATAGCAATGGTTATTTAACTTCTGACATCCGTGATGCACTGCATTATGTCCGTCAAATTGGGAATCAAGCCTCACACGACGTTCGCATGTTCCGGTATTCTGAAGCTCTCTTATCTTGGGAAGCTGTGTATAAAATTGTTAAGTGGTATGTAGAAGTCTATGGTCCAGTCGATTTTACTGTCCCGGCTTATCAAGATCCATCACCACGAAGTAACCATTTCTATGAAAATACAGAACTTGAAACGAGATTAAAAGTATTAGAAAAGCTTCTTAAAGAGTCACTCGAGCAAGGTGAAAAACCTCCCGAAAAAGAAGAACCAGAAACAACACCAGAGGGAGCAACGGTTAAAGAAGAGCTTCCAGGCTTTACGACCATTCGTACACTTGAATTTAAAAATCAAACACTAGAAATTCCTTACTTTCTACGAGATGCTTTTCTTTTGCCGCAACGATTTGCTAAATCTGTTACTTATTTAATTAGACTAGGTGCGGAGCAGCAGGCACGGATTATGAGTGAGCTGCCAAACCATTTGGAAGGCTTGAACCAGCATGTAAAACGATTTAGTGATAAAAATGATGAACTCTTTTTTGAAGAATTGGCCATTTTTATTGAAGAAGAAAAAATCCGCAGAAAGCTGACCTTAGAGCGTCCGGGAGAGCTCTTCTTATTTTACAAATCCGATTACATTATCGTCACTGAGGAATTGGCCAAACTCCCGCTCACCCCAGAAGAGTTTGCAGGGATTCCCAATCTGCTTCGACAGCTACAAGACGACCAAATTGAAACCGTCGGACAGCTACCGAAGGAATTGGTTATCCTGGCCAAATATGAAAATGTTGGAGTAGGGACAGTTGAGAAATTGTTTGAGCAATTGAAAGCGAAGCAGTTAGTTAGAGTGGATTCGTAA
- a CDS encoding nucleotidyltransferase family protein: MLYDILQEKRELILKVADDHGIQSVRIFGSVARHEDGPESDLDLLVEFEKGRSLFDLIRFKQELEDLLNIKVDVVTENAIHWSLKEDVLNGAIQL; this comes from the coding sequence ATGTTATATGATATTCTTCAGGAAAAGCGTGAATTAATTTTGAAAGTAGCAGATGATCATGGTATTCAAAGTGTAAGGATTTTTGGTTCTGTTGCAAGGCATGAAGATGGACCTGAAAGTGATCTTGATTTACTTGTAGAATTTGAGAAAGGCAGAAGCTTGTTTGATTTGATTCGCTTTAAACAAGAGCTCGAAGATCTACTTAATATTAAAGTTGATGTTGTAACAGAAAATGCAATTCATTGGAGTTTGAAAGAAGATGTGTTAAACGGAGCCATTCAATTATGA
- a CDS encoding HepT-like ribonuclease domain-containing protein — protein MKNDKIYLLHILECIENIESYIPNGENDFFSSKLIQDAVIRNLEIVGEATKRVSKDFRNQHPHVPWREMAGLSDVLIYDYFGVDNGIVWKVVEKELPLLKGKISNLLDHY, from the coding sequence ATGAAGAATGACAAAATCTATTTACTTCATATTTTGGAGTGCATAGAGAATATTGAATCATACATTCCGAATGGCGAAAATGATTTTTTTAGTTCAAAATTAATTCAAGATGCGGTCATTCGTAATTTAGAAATTGTAGGAGAAGCAACTAAGCGAGTATCAAAAGACTTTCGAAACCAACACCCCCATGTACCGTGGCGTGAAATGGCGGGATTAAGCGATGTTCTAATATATGATTATTTTGGGGTAGATAACGGAATTGTATGGAAAGTGGTTGAAAAAGAGTTACCCCTCTTAAAAGGTAAAATATCCAATTTGCTAGACCATTACTAG
- a CDS encoding GNAT family N-acetyltransferase, whose amino-acid sequence MEIENFFKPIPVLETERLLLRKIELDDVDDLFEIFSDSQITDSMTWEVNQTKEDTLNKFIKVVTKRHEEGQSVDWAIVFKENDKVIGNCAFIDWSNRHRKAEIGYVMNKAYWGKGLATEALMN is encoded by the coding sequence ATGGAAATCGAGAATTTTTTTAAACCAATACCTGTACTTGAAACAGAACGTCTTTTATTAAGAAAGATAGAGTTAGATGATGTGGACGACTTATTTGAGATTTTTTCTGACTCACAAATAACAGATTCTATGACTTGGGAAGTTAATCAAACCAAAGAGGATACATTAAATAAATTTATTAAAGTTGTAACGAAACGACACGAAGAAGGTCAGTCTGTTGATTGGGCAATTGTCTTTAAAGAAAATGATAAAGTTATTGGCAATTGTGCTTTTATTGATTGGTCTAATCGTCATCGCAAAGCAGAAATTGGCTACGTAATGAACAAAGCATACTGGGGAAAAGGACTGGCAACAGAAGCATTAATGAATTAA
- a CDS encoding YecA family protein: MNNEPDLTVLIEAMEKLKEDTLKRQEAKRWKPIESTLSLKEALNRLTKDDLDAIRKQLEIKRASSLKKAELILVLEEKIPALLIETIKMQDQERFRLLMKLVNQGGYCSDTFLEEHQLDYFARSGVVFSGRLEGKKVHVMPQEIMTALSAFHNDSELKAIIARNTEWIKLTQGMLYYYGVLTLGQMEEMIESYLRKPLRLLDYLKVMYHAQSYYQEFRIGDKHWSYYRVFDPNKVLLEVEQRKDLAYYPFSKEQLIKAGVPDFIERNAVFNHFVHFLLKNYQMTRKEAEEIAAECAMAAKMGERPQDILQYLTSRVEFSNLEAISAIMEVLIELINNTREWFLKGHSPAELFVEEKKLLRSIPSNGNIIHFPSNQKIGRNDPCPCGSGKKYKKCCGK; the protein is encoded by the coding sequence ATGAACAACGAGCCGGACTTAACGGTATTAATTGAGGCAATGGAAAAATTAAAGGAAGATACCTTAAAGCGGCAAGAGGCAAAAAGGTGGAAGCCCATTGAGAGCACTCTATCATTAAAGGAGGCTCTTAACCGATTAACAAAGGATGATTTAGATGCCATTCGTAAACAGTTAGAGATAAAAAGGGCAAGCAGTTTAAAAAAAGCAGAGTTAATTTTGGTATTAGAGGAAAAAATCCCTGCACTGTTAATCGAAACGATAAAAATGCAAGATCAAGAGCGTTTTCGTTTATTAATGAAATTGGTTAATCAGGGTGGCTATTGTAGTGATACATTTTTAGAAGAACACCAATTGGACTATTTTGCTAGGTCTGGTGTTGTTTTTTCCGGAAGGTTGGAAGGGAAAAAAGTTCATGTGATGCCACAGGAAATTATGACTGCTCTATCTGCTTTTCACAATGATTCCGAACTAAAAGCAATTATTGCACGGAACACAGAATGGATTAAGTTGACTCAAGGAATGCTGTATTATTATGGGGTTCTTACATTAGGACAAATGGAGGAAATGATAGAAAGTTATTTGCGTAAACCTTTGAGACTTTTAGATTACTTAAAAGTAATGTATCATGCACAGTCTTACTATCAAGAGTTTCGAATAGGGGACAAGCACTGGTCTTACTACCGGGTATTTGATCCCAATAAAGTATTACTTGAAGTGGAACAACGGAAAGATTTAGCTTATTATCCATTTTCGAAGGAGCAGCTCATAAAAGCGGGAGTACCGGATTTTATCGAAAGGAACGCAGTCTTTAACCATTTCGTTCATTTTTTATTGAAAAATTATCAGATGACAAGGAAAGAAGCCGAGGAAATAGCTGCAGAATGTGCGATGGCGGCCAAAATGGGAGAGCGGCCACAGGATATCCTCCAATACCTTACTTCGAGAGTGGAATTTTCTAATTTAGAAGCGATTTCTGCAATAATGGAGGTTCTCATAGAGCTTATTAATAATACTAGAGAATGGTTTCTAAAAGGTCACTCGCCTGCTGAATTATTTGTAGAAGAGAAAAAGCTTTTGAGATCCATCCCAAGCAATGGGAATATCATCCATTTCCCAAGCAATCAGAAAATTGGACGGAATGACCCCTGTCCATGCGGTAGTGGGAAAAAATATAAAAAATGCTGCGGAAAATAA
- a CDS encoding HAD family hydrolase, giving the protein MDTIIFDVDDTLYDQAQSFHRTVKKLFQEPLSDEEINQLYQASRKYSEILFDQSEAGEITPFEWQTGRIKAACKDFNIPIDTEKATIFHETYVTEQKNITLFPEVEELLNVLYKEGKQLGILTNGEEKHQAMKIKQLHLSRWIPAEMTFISGTIGHAKPKREVFDFIEQKLDLDQTKTVYIGDHFEKDIIGAKQAGWQAIWMNHRKKDLPSHATYKPDKEVHSAKELLDLFKKKA; this is encoded by the coding sequence ATGGATACAATAATTTTTGATGTCGATGATACATTATATGATCAAGCACAATCTTTTCATAGAACGGTGAAGAAGCTTTTTCAAGAGCCATTGTCAGATGAAGAAATCAATCAATTATATCAAGCTAGTCGTAAGTATAGCGAGATTTTATTTGATCAAAGTGAAGCAGGTGAAATAACCCCATTTGAATGGCAAACCGGACGAATTAAAGCTGCCTGTAAGGATTTTAACATCCCAATCGATACGGAAAAAGCGACTATTTTTCATGAAACGTATGTGACCGAACAAAAGAACATCACCTTGTTTCCGGAAGTCGAAGAACTACTAAATGTACTTTACAAGGAAGGAAAACAGCTTGGGATTCTTACAAATGGGGAAGAAAAGCATCAAGCGATGAAAATTAAACAGCTCCACCTTAGTCGTTGGATTCCGGCCGAGATGACGTTTATTTCTGGTACGATTGGTCATGCAAAACCGAAGAGAGAAGTTTTTGATTTTATCGAACAAAAGCTGGACCTTGACCAAACGAAAACCGTGTATATCGGGGATCATTTTGAAAAAGATATCATCGGGGCAAAACAAGCAGGCTGGCAAGCGATTTGGATGAATCATCGTAAGAAAGATTTACCTTCTCATGCTACCTATAAACCAGATAAAGAAGTACATAGTGCCAAGGAGTTATTAGACTTATTTAAGAAAAAGGCTTAG
- a CDS encoding response regulator transcription factor yields the protein MNMNIFIIEDDSLILEALNEGLSQWSYEVSSPSDFSHVMEDFIAHRPHLVMIDIQLPKFDGFHWCREIRAVSKVPIIFLSSRDHPMDMVMAMNLGADDYVQKPFHMDVLLAKIQAILRRTYTYEEVSSEVIEWNQAIIDLKRGGIYKDGETIELTKNEFFILTALVKSNNEIISRHELMKMLWDDDQFINDNTLTANVTRLRQKLSALNLSNGIVTKKGLGYMAVTL from the coding sequence ATGAATATGAACATCTTTATTATTGAAGACGACTCCCTGATCTTAGAAGCATTAAATGAAGGACTAAGCCAGTGGTCATATGAGGTAAGTAGTCCAAGTGATTTTTCGCATGTAATGGAAGACTTTATAGCGCATCGGCCTCACTTAGTTATGATTGATATACAGCTTCCTAAGTTTGATGGGTTTCATTGGTGTAGAGAAATACGTGCAGTGTCCAAAGTTCCTATTATTTTTCTTTCATCAAGAGATCATCCGATGGATATGGTGATGGCCATGAACCTTGGGGCGGACGATTACGTTCAGAAACCATTCCATATGGATGTCCTTCTCGCCAAGATTCAGGCGATTCTTCGTCGAACCTATACATATGAAGAAGTATCCTCCGAAGTCATTGAATGGAATCAAGCCATTATTGACTTAAAACGTGGCGGTATTTATAAGGACGGGGAAACCATTGAACTAACAAAAAATGAATTTTTTATTCTTACGGCACTAGTCAAATCCAATAATGAAATTATCTCGCGTCATGAATTAATGAAAATGCTTTGGGACGATGATCAATTTATTAATGATAATACGCTTACAGCCAACGTCACAAGGTTACGACAAAAGCTCTCTGCTCTTAATTTATCCAATGGGATTGTGACGAAAAAAGGGCTCGGGTATATGGCCGTTACACTATAG
- a CDS encoding sensor histidine kinase encodes MFIAYLVYKKSWIGLIMLLLLLTNALILFDVGISVEPYSIVYLNGLFLTICVVFFILRYKKETSYYKSLLTLFNDLGDDWFERIPFPHSRYPDRIVFTLLQTIHEYEQSKRREDQYFQQMDHNELASWVHEMKTPLTAMKIAIDTHRSNELAQRLHTSWLKVHLLIDRQLYISRLATLDSDLLPEKLEVNALLKEEIRELSTWCMDKNLDVDVTGNTTATVYTDKKWCGFVIRQLLTNSIKYSPTNGTIVIHVSLHEDESVSLTIKDDGPGIQAHDLPRIFDKGFTGENGRVQHSATGMGLYLAKEISKKLRIRLEVASAVGEGTSISMIFSSDNSFERIRRSIMQNSHE; translated from the coding sequence TTGTTTATCGCTTATCTCGTTTATAAAAAGAGTTGGATTGGCCTAATTATGTTACTCCTTCTACTTACCAACGCTTTAATCCTATTTGATGTGGGCATTAGTGTGGAGCCTTACTCAATCGTTTATTTAAATGGATTATTTCTAACCATCTGTGTGGTTTTTTTTATTTTGAGATACAAAAAAGAAACCTCCTATTATAAATCCCTGCTTACTCTATTTAACGATCTGGGCGATGACTGGTTTGAACGCATTCCTTTTCCTCATAGCCGTTATCCGGACCGTATTGTGTTTACACTTTTACAAACCATTCATGAGTATGAGCAAAGCAAACGTCGTGAGGATCAATACTTTCAACAAATGGACCATAATGAACTTGCATCATGGGTTCATGAAATGAAAACACCCCTTACAGCGATGAAGATAGCCATTGACACTCACCGTTCGAATGAGTTAGCGCAAAGGCTTCATACCTCTTGGCTTAAGGTACACTTATTAATTGACCGACAACTTTACATTTCACGTTTAGCGACCCTTGACTCAGACTTACTGCCAGAAAAGCTGGAAGTGAACGCTTTGCTAAAAGAAGAAATTCGTGAGCTATCAACATGGTGTATGGATAAAAATTTAGACGTTGATGTAACGGGAAACACGACCGCTACCGTTTACACGGATAAAAAGTGGTGCGGGTTTGTCATCCGACAGCTTTTAACCAACTCCATTAAATATAGTCCTACGAATGGAACAATCGTCATTCACGTGAGTTTACATGAGGATGAATCTGTCAGCCTCACCATTAAAGATGATGGACCAGGCATTCAAGCACATGACCTGCCACGAATATTTGATAAAGGCTTTACTGGAGAAAATGGGAGGGTTCAGCACTCAGCCACTGGAATGGGACTTTATCTGGCAAAAGAAATAAGCAAGAAGTTACGTATTCGACTTGAGGTTGCTTCAGCCGTTGGCGAAGGAACCTCTATTTCGATGATATTCTCTAGTGATAATTCCTTTGAACGTATCAGACGATCAATAATGCAAAATAGCCATGAATGA
- a CDS encoding ABC transporter ATP-binding protein — translation MKNQKTPKTVLNAEGVNKTYGSKGNAQHVLKGIDFRVTEGEFVGIMGPSGSGKTTLLNTLATIDRVTDGRILIHDHEISKMKDNQLSNIRRQHLGFIFQDYNLLDTLTVKENILLPVSLTKISNDQAESEFYAIAEMLGITELADKYPSEISGGQKQRTSAARALIHSPSLVFADEPTGALDSKAASNLLENLYEINQARQVTIVMVTHDPLASSYCNRVVFLKDGRIFSELYRGEKTREAFFKDILDMQAVLGGGSQG, via the coding sequence ATGAAAAATCAAAAGACACCAAAAACCGTTTTAAATGCTGAAGGTGTAAATAAAACCTATGGTTCAAAGGGAAATGCTCAACACGTTTTAAAAGGAATCGATTTTCGTGTAACAGAAGGTGAGTTTGTTGGCATTATGGGACCTTCAGGCTCTGGTAAGACGACGCTTCTTAATACGTTAGCCACGATTGATCGTGTTACTGATGGACGCATTTTGATCCATGATCATGAGATATCAAAAATGAAGGATAATCAACTTTCCAACATTCGCCGTCAGCATCTAGGCTTTATTTTTCAGGATTACAATTTGCTTGATACATTAACGGTAAAAGAGAACATATTGTTACCTGTTTCTTTAACAAAAATAAGTAATGATCAAGCTGAATCGGAGTTTTATGCCATTGCAGAAATGTTAGGAATCACGGAATTAGCTGATAAGTACCCTTCTGAAATTTCAGGTGGCCAAAAGCAACGTACTTCTGCAGCCCGAGCGTTAATTCATTCGCCCTCGCTCGTTTTTGCTGATGAGCCTACAGGTGCCCTCGATTCCAAAGCTGCCTCCAATTTATTAGAAAATTTATATGAGATTAACCAAGCCCGACAAGTCACCATTGTCATGGTCACTCATGATCCGTTAGCCTCTAGTTATTGTAACCGTGTCGTGTTCTTAAAGGATGGTCGGATTTTCTCTGAATTGTACCGGGGAGAAAAAACAAGAGAAGCATTTTTTAAGGACATTCTAGATATGCAAGCTGTTCTTGGAGGAGGCAGTCAAGGATGA